One genomic window of Arvicola amphibius chromosome 4, mArvAmp1.2, whole genome shotgun sequence includes the following:
- the Rnasek gene encoding ribonuclease kappa isoform X2, whose amino-acid sequence MASLLCCGPKLAACGIVLSAWGVIMLIMLGIFFNVHSAVLIEDVPFTEKDFEDGPQKIYSLYEQVSYNCFIAAGLYLLLGGFSFCQVRLNKRKEYMVR is encoded by the exons atggCGTCGCTCCTGTGCTGTGGGCCTAAGCTGGCCGCCTGTGGTATCGTCCTCAGCGCCTGGGGCGTGATCATGTTG ATAATGCTCGGGATATTCTTCAATGTCCACTCCGCTGTGTTAATTGAGGATGTTCCCTTCACAGAGAAAGATTTTGA GGACGGCCCTCAGAAGATATACAGCCTGTACGAGCAAGTCAGCTACAACTGCTTCATCGCCGCCGGCCTCTACCTCCTCCTCGGCGGCTTCTCCTTTTGCCAAGTTCGGCTAAATAAGCGAAAGGAATACATGGTGCGCTAA
- the Rnasek gene encoding ribonuclease kappa isoform X1 produces the protein MASLLCCGPKLAACGIVLSAWGVIMLIMLGIFFNVHSAVLIEDVPFTEKDFDRDGPQKIYSLYEQVSYNCFIAAGLYLLLGGFSFCQVRLNKRKEYMVR, from the exons atggCGTCGCTCCTGTGCTGTGGGCCTAAGCTGGCCGCCTGTGGTATCGTCCTCAGCGCCTGGGGCGTGATCATGTTG ATAATGCTCGGGATATTCTTCAATGTCCACTCCGCTGTGTTAATTGAGGATGTTCCCTTCACAGAGAAAGATTTTGA CAGGGACGGCCCTCAGAAGATATACAGCCTGTACGAGCAAGTCAGCTACAACTGCTTCATCGCCGCCGGCCTCTACCTCCTCCTCGGCGGCTTCTCCTTTTGCCAAGTTCGGCTAAATAAGCGAAAGGAATACATGGTGCGCTAA